Part of the Trichocoleus sp. genome, TGGCAACCAGGGCATCTGCGAAATGTTCCAACTGATAAAGCGAGGTTTGCAGCGAGTCCAGCATGAGCAATAAGGGCGAAACAGAAAGATAAGATGCAAATAGCAAGCAGGCTTCCTGTTCCATTCTACCGAAGGCATGATGTCGAATTCTCGATCGCTGACTCCTGACCCGCAATCCTCAATCTTTTGGGAAAACCGATACCAAGAAGGCACAGCCCGCTGGGATCTGGGACAACCTGCGCCGCCCTTTGTGACATTGCTCCATTCTGTGGATGCTCCAAAACCGGGACGCATGGCAGTCTTAGGGGCTGGAAACGGTCATGATGCGCTGCTATTTGCCGATCGTGGCTTTGAGGTGGTCGGCTTTGACTTTGCTCCTTCCGCAGTGACCCAGGCAACGGCAGCAGCTCAGACTCGCGGACTATCTGCCCGTTTTTTGCAACGTGATATTTTTGCGTTAGAGCCAGAATTTACCGAGGGATTTGACTATGTGCTAGAGCATACCTGCTTCTGCGCGATCGACCCATCCCA contains:
- a CDS encoding methyltransferase domain-containing protein, yielding MMSNSRSLTPDPQSSIFWENRYQEGTARWDLGQPAPPFVTLLHSVDAPKPGRMAVLGAGNGHDALLFADRGFEVVGFDFAPSAVTQATAAAQTRGLSARFLQRDIFALEPEFTEGFDYVLEHTCFCAIDPSQRDAYVQVVSRLLRSGGELIGLFWARPQPGGPPFGTTPEEIQQRFAPEFEVKSLIKAIDSVEGRRNEEYLARFQKR